The following coding sequences are from one Ruminococcus flavefaciens AE3010 window:
- the prmA gene encoding 50S ribosomal protein L11 methyltransferase encodes MEWTEVNIYTTTEGIELLCSKLGDIGIKGFSIKDPEDFKEFLENKNGQWDYIDDDLMGLSECETCITVYIPSNGQGAEMLIAIKSMLAEMKAADTEGAYGRLEAEMSSIREEDWANNWKQYFKPFKVGEKLVIKPSWEDYDNSDGRIILEIDPASSFGTGKHHTTRLCLEVLEKYLNKGDKLLDMGCGSGILSIGAMLLGAKSAVAVDIEENAAVTALENAVKNHISPDVYKTYFGNILTDEKLADEIDDKYDIIAANIVADVLIAMKDSFLRYLRKDGILIVSGIIEERMDEVIDALKSVGFKDPEPEVREGWAAVKFTV; translated from the coding sequence ATGGAATGGACAGAAGTCAACATCTATACGACTACCGAGGGCATTGAGCTTCTCTGCTCAAAGCTGGGAGATATCGGCATCAAGGGCTTTTCGATAAAGGACCCCGAGGACTTCAAGGAGTTCCTTGAAAACAAAAACGGTCAGTGGGACTATATCGATGACGACCTTATGGGACTCTCCGAGTGCGAGACCTGTATCACGGTGTATATCCCGTCAAACGGACAGGGAGCAGAAATGCTCATCGCTATCAAGTCCATGCTTGCCGAGATGAAGGCAGCCGATACCGAAGGCGCTTACGGCAGGCTTGAAGCCGAGATGTCAAGTATCCGTGAGGAGGACTGGGCAAACAACTGGAAGCAGTATTTCAAGCCCTTCAAGGTGGGTGAGAAGCTGGTCATAAAGCCCTCATGGGAGGACTATGACAACTCCGACGGCAGGATAATCCTTGAGATAGACCCTGCTTCAAGCTTCGGCACAGGCAAGCACCATACCACAAGGCTTTGTCTCGAGGTGCTGGAAAAGTACCTGAACAAGGGAGACAAGCTGCTGGATATGGGCTGCGGAAGCGGTATACTCTCCATTGGAGCAATGCTTCTGGGTGCAAAAAGCGCTGTTGCAGTTGACATCGAGGAGAACGCTGCGGTAACTGCCCTTGAAAATGCAGTAAAGAACCACATCTCACCCGATGTTTACAAGACCTATTTCGGCAATATCCTCACAGATGAAAAGCTTGCCGACGAGATCGACGACAAGTACGACATAATCGCAGCAAATATAGTTGCTGATGTGCTCATTGCCATGAAGGACAGCTTCCTGCGCTACCTGAGAAAGGACGGTATCCTTATTGTTTCGGGTATCATCGAGGAGCGCATGGATGAGGTGATAGATGCACTGAAGTCTGTTGGCTTCAAGGATCCCGAGCCCGAAGTCCGCGAGGGCTGGGCAGCAGTTAAATTCACAGTTTAA
- a CDS encoding DUF6348 family protein has protein sequence MGIFKKKNNQKTEEVQALDPKVEVKNAVLEGLNAKLNGTLYDDCIIMPKGFTIDVQVGKLDESDGVKILQTVFIIKHDDFDEPLIEPVDSQGQDETEAANMAVEIFFGGVWHPLDQSINKKNPIHVPVDFLRQHYDFDMYCQSVVRIGVKDKPPTMLVNFLRTEIPKYLGSKKYYWLRIYLAKYKEKKIIEVRINGSVCVELPKYFEEYVEKEMHAEETFVSEKQYAIFVQREDDQCPFNKELVMNAAKETIKTMEKINNHEEYVAMADKLEELVEGDKNLAAEIRVFIPEIFAKFTLGYREGDSLFLIEGEGDDQQNLEFKKTQLRTYFYLQQAVLEFLSTSPSQESVTRIVTNSVAFRELKRAIDTAKEKGQELKPSDLYVPGTSYKIGHEGYRVW, from the coding sequence ATGGGTATTTTCAAGAAGAAGAACAATCAGAAGACCGAGGAAGTACAGGCACTTGATCCGAAGGTAGAAGTAAAGAACGCCGTGCTGGAGGGTCTTAACGCAAAGCTCAACGGAACTCTTTACGATGATTGTATAATCATGCCAAAGGGCTTTACCATCGACGTACAGGTAGGCAAGCTGGACGAAAGCGATGGTGTAAAGATACTTCAGACCGTCTTCATCATAAAGCATGACGATTTCGACGAGCCCCTCATCGAGCCTGTTGACTCGCAGGGTCAGGACGAGACCGAGGCTGCAAATATGGCTGTTGAGATATTCTTCGGCGGCGTATGGCACCCGCTCGATCAGTCAATCAATAAGAAGAATCCTATCCACGTTCCTGTTGATTTCCTCAGACAGCACTACGACTTCGATATGTACTGCCAGTCCGTTGTAAGAATAGGCGTAAAGGACAAGCCACCAACGATGCTGGTGAACTTCCTCAGAACAGAGATACCGAAGTATCTCGGCTCAAAGAAGTACTACTGGCTTAGAATATACCTTGCAAAGTACAAGGAGAAGAAGATCATCGAGGTACGTATAAACGGTTCTGTATGCGTAGAGCTCCCGAAGTACTTTGAGGAATATGTTGAGAAGGAAATGCATGCCGAGGAGACATTTGTTTCCGAAAAGCAGTACGCTATCTTCGTTCAGCGTGAGGACGACCAGTGCCCGTTCAATAAGGAGCTGGTAATGAACGCTGCCAAAGAGACTATCAAAACAATGGAAAAGATCAACAATCACGAAGAGTATGTTGCAATGGCTGATAAGCTTGAGGAACTGGTTGAGGGCGACAAGAACCTTGCTGCCGAGATAAGAGTATTTATCCCCGAGATATTTGCAAAGTTTACACTTGGCTACCGTGAGGGCGACAGCCTCTTCCTCATCGAGGGCGAGGGCGACGATCAGCAGAACCTTGAATTCAAGAAGACCCAGCTTCGTACCTATTTCTATCTCCAGCAGGCAGTGCTTGAGTTCCTCAGCACAAGTCCCAGTCAGGAGAGCGTGACACGTATCGTTACCAACAGTGTGGCATTCAGAGAGCTCAAGAGAGCTATCGATACCGCTAAGGAGAAAGGTCAGGAGCTCAAACCAAGCGATCTCTATGTTCCCGGTACTTCCTACAAGATAGGCCACGAGGGCTACAGAGTCTGGTAA
- the rplU gene encoding 50S ribosomal protein L21 — protein MYAVIETGGKQYQVNEGDIIFIEKLAAEADETVTFDKVVALGADDGLKIGTPYVDGAAVSAKVLKNGKAKKITVFTYKPKKGEKKKQGHRQPYTQVKIEAIKA, from the coding sequence ATGTACGCAGTTATTGAAACCGGCGGAAAGCAGTATCAGGTAAACGAGGGAGATATCATCTTCATCGAGAAGCTCGCAGCAGAGGCTGATGAGACAGTTACTTTCGACAAGGTAGTAGCTCTCGGAGCAGACGATGGACTCAAGATCGGTACACCTTATGTTGACGGTGCAGCTGTAAGCGCAAAGGTTCTGAAGAACGGCAAGGCTAAGAAGATCACTGTTTTCACTTACAAGCCCAAGAAGGGTGAGAAGAAGAAGCAGGGTCACAGACAGCCTTACACACAGGTAAAGATCGAAGCTATCAAGGCTTGA
- a CDS encoding ribosomal-processing cysteine protease Prp, which translates to MIRAEFYEKQGLLTGFRFSGHSGHAEAGKDVVCAAVSSAVQLTANILNELGMEPDVNVGDNVIECICGEVSENSSRLLNVLKQHFEAILEEYPKTIKITISEV; encoded by the coding sequence ATGATCCGCGCTGAATTTTATGAAAAGCAGGGGCTTCTGACAGGCTTTAGGTTCAGCGGCCATTCGGGTCATGCCGAGGCCGGTAAAGACGTTGTCTGTGCTGCTGTTTCCTCAGCTGTACAGCTTACTGCAAATATTCTCAATGAGCTCGGTATGGAGCCCGACGTAAATGTGGGCGATAACGTTATCGAATGTATATGCGGAGAGGTCAGTGAGAATTCATCACGTCTGCTGAATGTTTTAAAACAGCATTTTGAGGCTATACTGGAAGAATACCCTAAAACTATCAAAATCACTATTTCGGAGGTGTAA
- the rpmA gene encoding 50S ribosomal protein L27 has product MFKISMQFFAHKKGGGSTKNGRDSEAKRLGVKRADGQFVKAGNILVRQRGTHIHPGNGVGIGSDDTLFATVSGKVKFERYGRDRKKVSVYEIEQ; this is encoded by the coding sequence ATGTTTAAGATTAGTATGCAGTTCTTTGCTCATAAGAAGGGCGGCGGTTCTACAAAGAACGGACGTGATTCTGAGGCTAAGAGACTTGGTGTTAAGAGAGCTGACGGCCAGTTCGTTAAGGCAGGTAACATTCTTGTTCGCCAGAGAGGTACACATATCCATCCTGGTAACGGTGTCGGCATCGGTTCAGATGATACATTATTCGCTACAGTAAGCGGTAAGGTAAAGTTTGAGCGTTACGGACGTGACCGTAAGAAGGTTTCTGTTTACGAGATTGAGCAGTAA
- the obgE gene encoding GTPase ObgE, with translation MFVDQAKIKIKAGDGGDGAVSFHREKYVAAGGPDGGDGGRGGDVIFQVDDNFSTLIDFRYKRKYVAARGENGSGRNCTGKSAQPLIIKVPRGTVIRDAKSGRIMADMSTDEPKVLARGGQGGKGNVHFATSTRQIPKFAKPGYPGEEFEVTLELKLLADVGLVGYPNVGKSTLISVVSAAKPKIANYHFTTLTPVLGVVKVEEEKSFVMADIPGLIEGAGDGVGLGHEFLRHVERCRLIVHVVDVSGIEGRDPCEDFVVINAELAKFNEELAERPQIVAANKSDMATEEQIERFRKFIEDKNIPFFCISAATTQGTAELIKKVSEVLDTLPPIREFEAEPIPQEELDEMLGVDKKFEITVEDDIYFVDAPWIRPIMRTVDPDDYSSLQYFQRVLINSGIIAKLEEMGIQEGDTVSLEGFEFDFVN, from the coding sequence ATGTTCGTTGATCAGGCGAAAATAAAGATCAAAGCGGGCGACGGCGGCGACGGCGCTGTGTCATTTCACCGTGAAAAGTATGTAGCGGCAGGCGGTCCCGACGGCGGCGACGGCGGACGCGGCGGAGATGTTATCTTTCAGGTCGATGATAATTTCTCGACTTTGATAGATTTCAGATACAAGAGAAAGTATGTGGCTGCCCGCGGTGAAAACGGCAGCGGAAGGAACTGCACGGGTAAGAGCGCACAGCCCCTTATCATAAAAGTACCGAGAGGTACAGTTATCCGTGACGCGAAAAGCGGCAGGATAATGGCGGATATGTCCACGGACGAGCCCAAGGTTCTGGCTCGCGGAGGACAGGGCGGCAAGGGCAATGTCCACTTTGCCACATCTACCCGTCAGATACCGAAATTCGCAAAACCGGGCTATCCCGGTGAGGAGTTCGAGGTCACACTGGAGCTGAAGCTCCTTGCGGACGTGGGACTTGTGGGCTATCCCAATGTTGGAAAATCCACACTTATCTCTGTTGTAAGTGCTGCAAAGCCTAAGATAGCAAATTACCATTTTACTACCCTGACTCCTGTTCTGGGAGTTGTAAAGGTAGAGGAGGAAAAGTCCTTCGTAATGGCTGATATCCCCGGACTTATCGAGGGCGCAGGAGACGGCGTCGGACTGGGACACGAGTTTCTCAGACACGTTGAGCGCTGCCGACTTATTGTCCATGTAGTCGATGTTTCAGGCATTGAGGGACGCGATCCCTGCGAGGACTTTGTCGTTATCAACGCTGAGCTTGCAAAGTTCAACGAGGAGCTTGCCGAGCGTCCTCAGATCGTGGCTGCCAATAAATCAGACATGGCGACTGAGGAGCAGATAGAGAGATTCCGCAAATTTATTGAGGACAAGAATATACCATTTTTCTGCATATCAGCTGCAACTACTCAGGGTACGGCTGAGCTTATCAAAAAGGTTTCAGAGGTACTTGATACTCTGCCGCCTATCAGAGAGTTTGAAGCAGAGCCCATACCACAGGAAGAGCTTGATGAGATGCTGGGCGTTGACAAGAAGTTCGAGATCACTGTCGAAGACGATATTTACTTCGTTGACGCGCCGTGGATACGTCCTATCATGCGTACTGTTGATCCCGACGACTATTCGTCGCTCCAGTACTTCCAGCGTGTGCTTATCAACAGCGGCATAATCGCAAAGCTTGAGGAAATGGGCATACAGGAGGGCGACACCGTAAGCCTTGAGGGCTTTGAGTTCGACTTTGTAAACTGA
- a CDS encoding Mini-ribonuclease 3 has translation MSTEKLTEREANMYSPLTLAFLGDSVYDTLVREHLLRQANMPVAKLHSAKIKLVCAEFQSRAYDLLAEELSEHELAVLKRGRNATGNTVPKHADAAEYRRATAVECLFGYLYLTGQDRRIKELFAVMMTLEDNENG, from the coding sequence ATGAGCACAGAAAAACTTACAGAGCGTGAAGCTAACATGTACAGTCCGCTGACACTTGCGTTTTTAGGTGACAGCGTTTACGATACTCTTGTGAGGGAGCATCTGCTTCGTCAGGCGAATATGCCTGTTGCCAAGCTCCATTCCGCAAAGATAAAGCTTGTCTGTGCGGAGTTCCAGTCAAGGGCTTATGACCTTTTGGCTGAGGAGCTCAGCGAACATGAGCTTGCAGTGCTGAAAAGGGGCAGGAATGCTACGGGAAACACTGTGCCAAAGCACGCGGACGCGGCTGAATACCGCAGAGCCACGGCTGTGGAGTGCCTTTTCGGCTACCTTTACCTCACAGGTCAGGACCGGCGTATAAAAGAGCTTTTTGCTGTGATGATGACTTTGGAGGATAATGAAAATGGCTGA
- a CDS encoding AAA family ATPase: MADVIMTCGKICSGKSTYAQKLRAERKAVILSVDEITLALFPEGAGEMLDTYVERAEELLYRKALEIVGTGTNVVLDWGFWTRAEREYARRFFGENGIHCELHYLKVSDELWRERIAKRNGLIAEGKISAYYVDNGLAEKFAGIFEEPDENEIDLIINR; encoded by the coding sequence ATGGCTGATGTCATCATGACCTGCGGAAAGATATGCAGCGGAAAATCCACATATGCACAGAAACTGAGAGCTGAGCGCAAAGCGGTCATACTCTCGGTGGACGAGATAACGCTGGCGCTTTTTCCCGAGGGCGCAGGCGAAATGCTTGATACCTATGTGGAGCGTGCAGAGGAGCTGCTTTACCGCAAGGCACTGGAAATAGTCGGAACAGGTACGAATGTTGTCCTCGACTGGGGCTTCTGGACGAGGGCTGAACGCGAATATGCAAGGAGATTTTTCGGGGAGAACGGTATACACTGCGAGCTGCACTACCTAAAAGTATCCGACGAGCTGTGGCGGGAGCGCATTGCAAAGCGCAACGGTCTCATAGCCGAGGGTAAGATCAGCGCCTATTACGTTGACAATGGTCTTGCAGAGAAGTTCGCAGGTATATTTGAGGAACCCGATGAAAACGAGATAGATTTAATCATTAACAGATAG
- a CDS encoding YebC/PmpR family DNA-binding transcriptional regulator, whose protein sequence is MSGHSKWNNIKRKKEATDAAKGKIFTKIGREITVVVKEGGPDPNNNAKLRDLIAKAKSNNVPNDNIDRIIKKAAGDGDKNNYENITYEGYGPNGVAVIVECLTDNRNRTAGEVRHYFDKFGGNLGTIGCVSFMFTNKGIVVLENTGLDEDKVMEDVFEFGGEDFDINEETVEIECAPESVHALREGLTAKGYNVISAESEMIPSTYTTLTDEDHIKKMNLLLEHLEENDDVQNVYHNWEMPDEE, encoded by the coding sequence ATGTCAGGTCATTCAAAATGGAACAATATCAAACGTAAGAAAGAAGCTACCGATGCTGCAAAGGGTAAGATCTTCACCAAGATCGGACGTGAGATCACTGTTGTAGTTAAGGAAGGCGGTCCCGACCCAAATAACAATGCTAAGCTTCGTGATCTTATCGCAAAGGCAAAGTCCAACAACGTGCCTAACGATAATATCGACCGTATCATCAAGAAAGCAGCAGGCGACGGCGACAAGAACAACTACGAGAACATCACATATGAGGGATACGGTCCTAACGGCGTAGCTGTTATCGTAGAGTGCCTTACAGACAATCGTAACAGAACGGCAGGTGAAGTCCGTCACTACTTCGATAAGTTCGGCGGCAATCTTGGTACTATCGGCTGCGTATCTTTCATGTTCACAAACAAGGGCATCGTTGTCCTTGAGAACACAGGTCTTGACGAGGACAAGGTAATGGAGGACGTATTCGAGTTCGGCGGTGAGGACTTCGACATCAACGAGGAAACAGTTGAGATCGAGTGCGCTCCCGAGAGCGTTCATGCTCTCCGCGAGGGTCTTACAGCAAAGGGCTACAACGTTATTTCTGCCGAGTCGGAAATGATCCCTTCAACTTATACAACACTTACAGACGAGGATCACATCAAGAAGATGAATCTTCTTCTGGAGCATCTCGAAGAGAACGATGACGTTCAGAACGTTTACCACAACTGGGAAATGCCTGACGAAGAATAA
- a CDS encoding GNAT family N-acetyltransferase — MSITIEKVTTDSELREVAELADKIWHECFVGMISYGQIDYMVEKFQSYEAMQSQIKEQGYYYLAVREDGELCGYIGLKPESGDRFFLSKLYLRSDKRGRGIGAEMLERVFAEGRALGKKRVYLTVNKHNDRAIAVYKKTGFEIVDKVVTDIGNGYVMDDYIFEYVL, encoded by the coding sequence ATGAGTATTACAATTGAAAAAGTAACAACAGACAGCGAGCTCCGCGAGGTGGCAGAGCTTGCAGACAAAATATGGCACGAGTGCTTTGTGGGTATGATCAGTTACGGACAGATAGACTACATGGTGGAAAAGTTTCAGTCCTATGAGGCTATGCAGTCCCAGATAAAAGAGCAGGGCTACTACTATCTTGCAGTCCGTGAGGACGGGGAGCTCTGCGGCTACATAGGCTTAAAGCCCGAGAGCGGCGACCGCTTTTTCCTCAGCAAGCTCTACCTGCGAAGCGATAAGCGGGGCAGAGGTATCGGAGCAGAAATGCTGGAGCGTGTCTTTGCGGAGGGGAGAGCTCTCGGTAAGAAGAGGGTATACCTCACAGTAAACAAGCACAACGACAGAGCCATAGCCGTTTATAAAAAGACAGGATTTGAGATAGTGGACAAAGTCGTAACTGACATAGGAAACGGCTATGTCATGGACGATTATATATTTGAATATGTTTTATGA
- a CDS encoding manganese efflux pump MntP, which produces MNLAELILISVGLAMDAFSVSVCKGLSMKKLDLKGGVITALFFGVFQGVMPVIGYFLGSRFANVISSFSHWVSFGLLAFIGGKMIWEALHDDEDDEGGREYRLDLKELTMLAIATSIDALAVGIVFAAEKTDLFFSVTMIGVITFALSLLGVFIGHRFGSKYEKKAEIAGGIILILIGLKLLLEGLGII; this is translated from the coding sequence ATGAATTTAGCGGAACTTATTCTTATCTCGGTGGGACTGGCAATGGACGCCTTTTCGGTCTCGGTCTGTAAGGGGCTGAGCATGAAGAAGCTCGACCTTAAAGGCGGAGTTATCACGGCTCTGTTCTTTGGGGTATTTCAGGGAGTAATGCCCGTTATAGGCTATTTCCTCGGGAGCCGCTTTGCCAATGTCATAAGCTCTTTCAGCCACTGGGTATCCTTCGGACTTCTTGCATTTATCGGCGGAAAGATGATATGGGAAGCTTTGCATGATGACGAAGATGACGAGGGCGGCAGGGAGTACAGGCTGGACTTAAAGGAACTCACAATGCTTGCCATTGCAACAAGCATTGACGCACTCGCTGTAGGAATAGTTTTTGCCGCTGAAAAGACAGACCTGTTTTTCTCAGTGACCATGATAGGCGTTATAACCTTTGCACTTTCGCTGCTGGGAGTTTTTATCGGTCACAGGTTCGGCAGCAAGTACGAAAAGAAAGCCGAGATAGCAGGCGGTATCATACTGATACTCATAGGCTTGAAGCTCCTGCTTGAAGGACTTGGAATTATATAA
- a CDS encoding dockerin type I repeat-containing protein — MKTIIKRITAAAASAVIAVCSAGFSNSFGADTEEPPLFKVHFELGDDVTIVPDDDGNVPEIKDVEKEYNAAVFMPKAELEREGYYFTGWTADNVYGYKGGMVYRVPDHDVTITPVWNKKGDKDVHTVKYSVELDGEVNEEYEKLVPPDKGISGSFIEISMYSFPRDGYKQYGWTDGTHLFKGQEYIIIQDEDITLTPNWYKKYLLTYTVGDADRVNGATKQEYEVIETGEVNLQNSSRFSRNGFEIIGWHCETDGKDYKCDQKFVMQSSDVIMTPIWFAINYNVVFFANTKSDDDDIRIKGKTDTTITIPECTAVNEGYTFGGWEKDDKIYQPGDEYLIVGEKPGLGVFFNAVWTPAGSEPTTTTTSSSSSATTTVTTTTATSTLSATSTSTSTTTAPTTTISSDIKPYSYVVVVRDKKTNELINDVVLNASWYVAYEINGQDVSTGPLELIDTSKGNPAVFSYEKYKDAKKCSFSIDGVQGGSPYIFNNEDCVIESDDEKHIVYYNVYLTKPDISYGDANCDGNVDMSDVVLIMQALANPDKYDVDGTSENCLTKAGRLNADVNQESPGLTTDDALVIQMYLLGLVDKLPLI; from the coding sequence ATGAAAACAATTATCAAACGAATCACGGCAGCTGCGGCTTCCGCTGTTATCGCCGTGTGCTCCGCAGGCTTCAGCAACAGCTTCGGAGCTGACACAGAAGAGCCACCGCTTTTCAAAGTACATTTTGAGCTTGGCGACGATGTTACAATCGTTCCCGACGACGACGGAAATGTCCCCGAGATAAAAGACGTGGAAAAGGAATACAACGCCGCAGTATTCATGCCAAAAGCCGAGCTTGAAAGAGAGGGCTATTACTTTACTGGCTGGACTGCCGACAATGTCTACGGCTACAAGGGCGGTATGGTTTATCGTGTTCCCGATCACGATGTTACTATAACTCCTGTCTGGAACAAAAAGGGTGATAAAGACGTACATACAGTCAAGTATAGCGTCGAGCTAGACGGCGAAGTAAATGAGGAGTACGAAAAGCTTGTTCCGCCTGATAAAGGCATTTCAGGCAGCTTTATCGAGATCTCCATGTATTCATTCCCACGGGACGGATACAAGCAGTACGGCTGGACTGACGGCACTCACCTTTTTAAAGGTCAGGAATATATAATCATTCAGGACGAAGATATCACTCTTACTCCTAACTGGTATAAGAAGTACCTGCTTACATATACCGTTGGAGACGCAGACAGAGTCAACGGCGCCACAAAGCAGGAATACGAGGTAATAGAAACAGGCGAGGTCAATCTCCAGAACAGCTCTCGTTTCTCACGAAACGGCTTTGAGATAATCGGCTGGCACTGTGAGACTGACGGTAAGGACTATAAATGCGACCAGAAGTTTGTTATGCAGTCAAGCGACGTTATTATGACACCTATCTGGTTCGCCATCAATTACAACGTTGTATTCTTTGCCAACACCAAGTCCGACGATGACGATATAAGAATAAAGGGCAAGACCGATACCACCATAACGATCCCCGAGTGCACAGCTGTCAATGAGGGCTATACATTCGGAGGCTGGGAGAAAGACGACAAAATATATCAGCCCGGCGACGAGTACCTTATCGTTGGCGAAAAGCCCGGTCTCGGCGTTTTCTTCAATGCTGTATGGACTCCCGCAGGCAGTGAGCCAACAACAACAACAACATCATCATCATCATCTGCCACAACGACAGTTACGACTACAACTGCAACATCTACTTTAAGCGCAACTTCAACTTCCACATCAACGACCACTGCTCCCACAACCACAATTTCAAGCGATATCAAGCCGTATTCATATGTTGTAGTTGTACGGGATAAAAAGACAAATGAACTCATCAATGACGTTGTTTTGAACGCAAGCTGGTATGTTGCATATGAGATCAACGGACAGGATGTATCTACAGGTCCTCTTGAACTCATTGACACCTCTAAAGGAAATCCAGCTGTTTTCAGCTATGAAAAGTACAAAGACGCCAAGAAGTGCAGTTTCTCCATAGACGGAGTACAGGGTGGATCACCTTACATCTTCAACAATGAAGACTGCGTTATTGAATCAGATGATGAAAAGCACATCGTTTACTACAATGTTTACCTGACCAAGCCCGATATCTCCTACGGAGACGCAAACTGTGACGGCAACGTTGATATGTCCGATGTCGTACTTATCATGCAGGCTCTTGCAAATCCCGACAAATATGATGTGGACGGCACTTCAGAAAACTGCCTCACAAAGGCAGGCAGGCTCAATGCAGACGTAAACCAGGAGTCCCCTGGCCTCACAACTGATGATGCTTTAGTCATTCAGATGTATCTGCTGGGTTTGGTAGACAAGCTTCCGCTGATCTAA
- a CDS encoding DUF4250 domain-containing protein codes for MSLPNDPVILLSYINTLLRDEYSSFEELCKSLCTSSEDISTKLKGIGYVYDPNTNSFR; via the coding sequence ATGAGTTTACCAAACGATCCCGTGATCTTACTGAGCTATATCAATACACTTCTTCGTGATGAATACTCATCTTTCGAGGAGCTCTGCAAAAGTCTCTGTACATCTTCCGAGGATATAAGTACAAAATTGAAGGGTATCGGTTATGTATACGATCCAAATACAAATTCATTTAGGTAG
- a CDS encoding complex I 24 kDa subunit family protein codes for MNSAKSTVPFKGTPEQEAELLKVIEEKKNDKGALMPILQKAQEIYGYLPIEVQAIISDNTGIPLEKIYGVVTFYAQFSLYPKGEYTISVCLGTACYVKGSGDIYNKLQEKLGIGGGECTPDGKFSLDACRCIGACGLAPVLTVNEDVYGRLTVDDVDKIIEKYA; via the coding sequence ATGAATTCAGCTAAATCAACTGTTCCCTTCAAGGGTACTCCAGAGCAGGAGGCTGAGCTCCTCAAGGTCATCGAAGAAAAGAAGAACGACAAGGGTGCTCTTATGCCTATCCTTCAGAAAGCTCAGGAAATTTACGGCTACCTTCCGATCGAGGTTCAGGCAATTATTTCCGACAACACAGGTATCCCGCTCGAGAAGATCTACGGCGTTGTAACTTTCTACGCTCAGTTCTCACTGTATCCAAAGGGAGAGTACACAATTTCTGTCTGTCTCGGTACAGCCTGCTATGTTAAGGGTTCCGGAGATATCTACAATAAGCTTCAGGAAAAGCTTGGAATAGGCGGAGGAGAATGCACACCCGACGGTAAGTTCTCACTTGACGCTTGCCGCTGCATCGGTGCCTGCGGTCTTGCACCCGTCCTCACAGTTAACGAGGACGTTTACGGACGTCTTACTGTTGACGACGTTGACAAGATCATTGAAAAATACGCTTGA